The sequence ccttaagcagcagaggaacgctgccgaacaagaggaagaaggagaggtggctggtgaggcgtatgttccacaaccatacgctcctcaggatgaggtacaaccacaaatttatgctgaggagttcatttccctcaacgaccaaggtatcctatacaattttgatgaccaAGCGGCCCTTActcagcaagtacatctctgctctgacaacatcgacaatattgtggcccgagggtatttgtacgagcatgtgggtgtggtcaaagttcactgccaggattacgatgattcacatgctcggatcatggtttcagaaatcctgcaagaggacgctgaaatcccagtcccaCTTGAAGAGttcagatatgttagggacgtgtaccagatgttccttccttggcctaaacacttaattttaacaaccgaggtaacttctcaactgaaattaattattaatgattagtggagtttgaatatcttcaatattcatccgtagtgaagtaggttctgcgaatatatgtgctgcggtgggatggatgaacaaactactgttatatatgtgttatttgtcgttatacagccatgttcaaaatttttgggatcattcaattacaaccgttatgctgccgaaatttcggtagaaattagataaaatttgatatatatatattatgttctgttttgtttagggtccactcgctcaaccgccctcaagacgtgatgcgtcaaaggggaaagctccgatgctttctccacaaagccgtggtgcacgggaagatgagttgttcacggaagagaagatggcgttgatccctaattcgctgaaatggatgattcatgaattcctaaggctcaaagataaacgtgatataatcacaatttctgtcccccgaggattcattgcaccgcgtacccagatcattttatctggagaggatttgcagcaggttgctacgtgtaactacatcggcaaccagggaatgctgtttggaatgatgtatactcttctttaatctaattaaccttatatcaaattatagttaaattattataaggcactaacacttttttttggcaggcacatatgggagagcatcaacggtctgagaaaaattttcaagttttacgacccagagcttctcacagtgcatgggatcagcgatgaagaacagagtcagtcttttgacgatgcggcaagacgattggctaattggttatcattaatgaacagcaaccaccaaatgttctttattccttggaatatcgggtaaactttattaaattctttagtgctaattgttcatttctatattatgtcttcaaattatttttatactatcttacttatattccaatataattttctaggatgcattggacgctagtggtggttgcgccaaagaaaattatccatttaaaccctctaaaaggccgcccaattcccgaagaaatagaacaaatgatcggaaggtaattatttaatgacttcttatgtaacgaatttaaattaactaacgaattgaaatgctaatataatttttccaaacagggcattcatgtatataggggacgcacatcagtatcttggcccgtggcaaggaattgcacaagcaaactgtccaagacaacctaaaagccaagaatgcggtttttatgttttgaaatatatgactgacatcgtcgcacgtgccaaccccaaccgttacatagaagatcaaaaagctgtaagttttaattattgatcatagtatataaattttataataacaaatatataatatacatatacataaactaatataaatttttaatttttttaacagtttgggggtaagaagcaatacgatccaaaaacagaaattttaccactacagcgaaagtggatcgaacaattgatggcggtgattcacggtgacgattgaggttcaaaggtcgaagaatttttcttcattatgtaatttttatagattaacttgtaattagatttattaacttattaatatttttaactaattttacatgtttgtgtaatatttaattatttttatgaaatcaaattatgtttttacccaaatttaattactatttaatttaaaatgtaattaatatataattaaattaaataaatatgtaatttaaaatttaaataaatatgtaatttaaattaaataaatatgtatataaattaataaatataaaattaaaataatataattaaattaaaaaaaatgaaaaaaactgaaatctgaggagttttggcgtcggttcctacgccacatatggcgtcggttattggctaggaaccgacg is a genomic window of Cannabis sativa cultivar Pink pepper isolate KNU-18-1 chromosome 9, ASM2916894v1, whole genome shotgun sequence containing:
- the LOC115711567 gene encoding uncharacterized protein LOC115711567; its protein translation is MVSEILQEDAEIPVPLEEFRYVRDVYQMFLPWPKHLILTTEGPLAQPPSRRDASKGKAPMLSPQSRGAREDELFTEEKMALIPNSLKWMIHEFLRLKDKRDIITISVPRGFIAPRTQIILSGEDLQQVATCNYIGNQGMLFGMMHIWESINGLRKIFKFYDPELLTVHGISDEEQSQSFDDAARRLANWLSLMNSNHQMFFIPWNIGMHWTLVVVAPKKIIHLNPLKGRPIPEEIEQMIGRAFMYIGDAHQYLGPWQGIAQANCPRQPKSQECGFYVLKYMTDIVARANPNRYIEDQKAFGGKKQYDPKTEILPLQRKWIEQLMAVIHGDD